A stretch of Candidatus Sphingomonas phytovorans DNA encodes these proteins:
- a CDS encoding DUF4403 family protein: MTDFRSFRAIAVGVLVTLLAACSPPVGNPAPPRVVTPAELPQRSSTIVVPVSARLADLERGLNERTPKTLWRIEKRGQLCVPPKRVKLFGKKLKVTPSLHCDIVGHVTRGRIRLSGRGATLLITMPVAATIRAENVGGIIRRETATGSAIVRASATLSIDRRWSPTAKVRIAYDWTDPPGIDFLGQRIKFAGKADDKLGTVIAGLERDLPKELARIDLRKRLDGVWRQGFTSVMLNRERPPVWMRITPRSLGFGGYRIVGDRLDMTLAAEALTETFVGDRPADPVPTPLPPPSRQPGPRGLRFFIPVLADYEQLQPVVERALAKLAKKRQIVLTGVGPVDATFGKVTIYATDNNHLAVGIVASVKARKTSLVATKGEIWLSAIPYNDANSQLVRVKDLQIAGRTDSTGVNLLFALFENSSVRESIREALVHDFVGDYEKVLTAARGAIAERREGDFILSADVSRVDNGLIRATGQGLFLPVEAQGEARILYRPRRVRGS, encoded by the coding sequence TCGGTGTCCTCGTCACCCTGCTCGCGGCATGTTCTCCCCCGGTCGGCAATCCCGCGCCGCCACGGGTCGTCACGCCGGCCGAATTGCCGCAGCGCAGTTCCACTATCGTGGTCCCGGTGTCAGCCCGACTGGCCGACCTGGAACGCGGGTTGAACGAACGCACGCCGAAAACCCTGTGGCGAATCGAAAAGCGCGGCCAGCTCTGCGTGCCGCCCAAGCGGGTCAAGCTGTTCGGCAAGAAGCTGAAGGTCACGCCCAGCCTGCATTGCGACATTGTCGGGCATGTGACGCGCGGGCGGATCAGGCTGAGCGGCCGCGGCGCGACGCTGCTCATCACCATGCCGGTAGCCGCCACGATCCGCGCGGAGAATGTCGGCGGCATCATCCGCCGGGAAACCGCGACCGGCAGCGCCATCGTGCGCGCGTCGGCGACGCTGTCGATCGACCGAAGATGGTCACCCACCGCCAAGGTGCGGATCGCCTATGACTGGACCGATCCGCCGGGCATCGATTTCCTGGGCCAGCGAATCAAGTTCGCCGGGAAAGCCGACGACAAGCTGGGGACAGTCATTGCCGGCCTGGAACGCGATCTGCCGAAGGAACTCGCGCGGATCGACCTGCGCAAGCGCCTCGACGGTGTCTGGCGGCAGGGTTTCACCTCAGTGATGCTCAACCGCGAGCGCCCGCCGGTGTGGATGCGCATCACGCCGCGCTCGCTTGGGTTCGGCGGCTATCGGATCGTTGGCGACCGGCTCGACATGACGCTTGCCGCCGAAGCGCTGACCGAGACCTTTGTCGGTGATCGTCCGGCCGATCCGGTGCCGACACCGTTGCCGCCGCCTTCCCGTCAGCCCGGGCCTCGCGGCCTGCGCTTCTTCATCCCCGTGCTGGCCGATTACGAACAGCTTCAGCCGGTCGTCGAGCGGGCATTGGCCAAGCTGGCGAAGAAGCGACAGATCGTCCTGACCGGGGTCGGCCCGGTCGACGCGACCTTCGGCAAGGTCACCATCTATGCGACCGACAACAATCACCTCGCGGTCGGCATCGTCGCCAGCGTGAAGGCGCGCAAGACCTCGCTCGTCGCGACGAAGGGAGAGATATGGCTGTCGGCCATTCCCTATAACGACGCCAATTCGCAACTGGTTCGGGTCAAGGACCTGCAGATCGCCGGCCGAACCGACAGCACCGGCGTCAACCTGCTGTTCGCCCTGTTCGAAAACAGCTCGGTGCGCGAAAGCATCCGGGAAGCACTCGTCCACGATTTCGTCGGCGACTATGAAAAAGTGCTGACCGCCGCGCGCGGCGCGATCGCGGAGCGGCGCGAGGGCGACTTCATCCTGTCAGCAGACGTCTCGCGCGTCGACAACGGCCTGATCAGGGCGACCGGCCAGGGCCTGTTCCTGCCGGTCGAAGCGCAGGGCGAGGCCCGCATCCTTTATCGCCCGCGCCGCGTCCGGGGATCGTGA
- a CDS encoding tetratricopeptide repeat protein yields the protein MNDPASPATTSRLERLLALLETDPGNLPLLADTAEAALDERQPETTAALLARYAAIAPLGPRETNLAGIAALQVHDFGAAADAFGRLFDGGADDAAVRFNLAWARANLKEFTAALDVLDDDSARALPQAAMLRVQLMHETGDFDGAGDAARAYVALHPEHRGLMAAVSVLALDIEDEALAAECAAKAGDHPDALTTRGTLALADEHATDALVLFERALAANGESPRAWIGLGLAKLLTGKAGDAPADIDRGAELFGHHLGSWIAAGWAYFVNNDLVTSRARFETALAIDPTFAETHGSLAVLDILAGDLEQAKTKSDVALRLDRQCYSAALAKSLLAASGGDQETARRIFERAANTPIDGSGRTIGQALAKMGMGIG from the coding sequence ATGAACGATCCCGCAAGCCCCGCCACGACCAGCCGGCTGGAGAGATTGCTGGCGCTGCTGGAGACCGATCCGGGCAATTTGCCGTTGCTCGCCGACACGGCCGAAGCGGCGCTTGACGAGCGGCAGCCGGAAACCACGGCCGCGCTGCTGGCGCGCTATGCCGCGATCGCACCGCTTGGCCCGCGCGAGACCAACCTGGCCGGCATCGCGGCGTTGCAGGTGCACGACTTCGGCGCTGCGGCTGACGCCTTCGGCAGGCTGTTCGACGGCGGCGCCGACGATGCGGCGGTGCGCTTCAACCTCGCCTGGGCGCGCGCGAACCTGAAGGAGTTCACCGCCGCGCTCGACGTGCTTGACGACGACAGCGCCCGCGCCCTGCCGCAGGCGGCGATGCTGCGGGTGCAGTTGATGCACGAGACGGGTGACTTCGACGGCGCCGGCGATGCAGCGCGGGCCTATGTCGCGCTCCACCCGGAGCATCGTGGCCTGATGGCGGCTGTCTCGGTGCTGGCGCTCGACATCGAGGACGAGGCGCTGGCGGCGGAGTGCGCGGCCAAGGCAGGCGACCATCCGGATGCGCTCACCACGCGCGGCACGCTGGCGCTCGCCGACGAGCATGCGACCGACGCGCTCGTGCTGTTCGAGCGGGCGCTGGCCGCCAACGGGGAATCGCCCCGCGCCTGGATCGGGCTCGGCCTCGCCAAACTGCTGACCGGCAAGGCGGGCGATGCACCGGCCGATATCGATCGCGGCGCTGAACTGTTCGGCCACCATCTGGGATCATGGATCGCGGCTGGCTGGGCCTATTTCGTCAACAACGACCTGGTCACCAGCCGAGCGAGATTCGAGACAGCGCTGGCGATCGACCCGACCTTCGCGGAGACGCACGGGTCGCTGGCGGTGCTCGATATCCTGGCCGGCGACCTGGAACAGGCCAAGACGAAGAGCGACGTGGCGCTCCGCCTCGACCGGCAATGCTATTCGGCTGCCCTGGCCAAGTCGCTGCTCGCGGCGAGCGGCGGCGACCAGGAGACCGCGCGACGCATCTTCGAACGCGCCGCGAACACGCCGATCGACGGCAGCGGCCGGACGATCGGCCAGGCACTGGCGAAGATGGGCATGGGGATCGGGTGA
- a CDS encoding flagellar biosynthesis protein FlhA: MINRILRNNKDLALVTAMILILVILFSPIPPAILDLAIIANFGLGLTILLLTFYVGKPVEFSTFPSLLLVATLYRLSLNVAATRLILTGGSAGEVIGSIGTFAVQGNFVIGLVVFLILVVVQYVVVTSGAQRVSEVAARFTLDSMPGQQMSIDADLNMGLIDQKEAVRRREELEKEASFYGAMDGASKFVKGDAIAGIIILLINIIAGWIVGVMQMEMDWAQALAHFTLLTIGDGIATQLPALIISIATGIIVTRSSADKELSTEVFRQLASVPRIPLIVAGVLMVLLLLPGMPKWPIAVIIGLSLFGWYRARRAAAEARAESEVIAEDAGEMVASGAAPPLEVRLGSELGEAWRSEEPIIMDRIASLRRLHEQEYGIGFPAVRVIDGPGLGSLEYEIRLFGSRFALAEVHPERLLAIHPTDRKTAIDGIETYDPAFGLPASWIEQSQAGEARETGLRVIDPVTVLITHFGEIVRSEMATLVTRSVIVKMLEDARSNQPGLVEELIPNALAVSDVQRIVQNLLSEGVSVANFDLILEHLLDLARTQKEPSELTEQIRQRLSYAICHQLRGKHQDLAVLSLDPRIENQISANVAQAGAQGTLLVEPRLAEQLIRKLSSMVEAMHHDGRAPVLLCGPELRRHLKAFTKRSIPKLAVLSVNEIPMRINLRSFDVVKVEA; the protein is encoded by the coding sequence ATGATCAACCGCATTCTCCGCAACAACAAGGATCTGGCGCTGGTCACCGCCATGATCCTGATCCTGGTGATCCTGTTCTCGCCGATCCCGCCGGCGATCCTCGATCTGGCGATCATCGCCAATTTCGGGCTTGGCCTGACGATCCTGCTGCTGACCTTCTATGTCGGCAAGCCGGTCGAATTCTCGACCTTTCCGTCGCTGCTGCTGGTCGCGACCCTGTATCGCCTGTCGCTGAACGTCGCCGCGACACGCCTGATCCTGACCGGGGGCAGCGCGGGCGAGGTGATCGGATCGATCGGCACCTTCGCGGTCCAGGGCAATTTCGTCATCGGCCTGGTCGTGTTCCTGATCCTGGTCGTGGTGCAATATGTCGTGGTGACGTCGGGCGCGCAGCGCGTGTCCGAAGTGGCGGCGCGCTTCACGCTGGATTCGATGCCCGGCCAGCAGATGAGCATCGACGCCGATCTCAACATGGGCCTGATCGACCAGAAGGAAGCGGTCAGGCGGCGCGAGGAGCTTGAGAAGGAAGCGAGCTTCTACGGCGCGATGGACGGCGCGAGCAAGTTCGTGAAAGGCGACGCGATCGCCGGGATCATCATCCTGCTGATCAACATCATCGCCGGATGGATCGTCGGCGTGATGCAGATGGAAATGGACTGGGCGCAGGCGCTTGCCCATTTCACCCTGCTGACGATCGGCGATGGCATCGCCACGCAGTTGCCGGCCCTGATCATCTCGATCGCAACCGGCATCATCGTCACGCGCTCCTCCGCCGACAAGGAGCTGAGCACCGAGGTGTTCCGCCAGCTCGCCTCGGTGCCGCGCATTCCGCTGATCGTGGCGGGCGTGCTGATGGTCCTGCTGCTGCTGCCGGGCATGCCGAAATGGCCGATCGCGGTAATCATCGGCCTGTCGCTGTTCGGCTGGTACCGCGCCCGCCGCGCCGCCGCCGAGGCGCGCGCTGAAAGCGAGGTGATCGCCGAGGACGCCGGGGAGATGGTCGCTTCAGGGGCGGCCCCGCCGCTCGAGGTCCGGCTCGGCAGCGAACTGGGCGAGGCGTGGCGCAGCGAGGAGCCGATCATCATGGATCGCATCGCCAGCCTGCGCCGCCTGCACGAACAGGAATATGGCATCGGCTTCCCGGCGGTGCGCGTGATCGACGGGCCCGGCCTGGGCAGCCTTGAATATGAAATCCGCCTGTTCGGATCGCGCTTCGCGCTGGCCGAGGTGCATCCCGAACGCCTGCTCGCGATCCACCCGACCGACAGGAAGACCGCGATCGACGGGATCGAAACCTATGATCCCGCCTTCGGCCTGCCGGCGTCGTGGATCGAGCAGTCTCAGGCCGGCGAAGCCCGCGAAACAGGCCTGCGCGTGATCGATCCGGTGACGGTGCTGATCACCCATTTCGGCGAGATCGTGCGCAGCGAGATGGCGACGCTCGTCACCCGTTCGGTGATCGTCAAGATGCTTGAAGACGCCCGGTCAAACCAGCCAGGGCTGGTCGAGGAACTGATCCCCAACGCGCTTGCCGTATCGGACGTGCAGCGTATCGTGCAGAACCTGCTGTCCGAAGGTGTTTCGGTGGCCAATTTCGACCTGATCCTCGAACATCTGCTCGACCTGGCCCGCACGCAGAAGGAACCCTCCGAACTGACCGAGCAGATCCGCCAGCGGCTGAGCTACGCGATCTGCCACCAGTTGCGCGGCAAGCATCAGGACCTCGCGGTGCTGAGCCTCGATCCGCGGATCGAGAACCAGATTTCCGCCAATGTCGCCCAGGCCGGCGCGCAGGGGACATTGCTGGTCGAGCCCCGGCTGGCCGAACAGCTCATCCGTAAATTGTCCTCGATGGTCGAGGCGATGCACCATGACGGCCGCGCGCCGGTGCTGCTGTGCGGGCCGGAGCTGCGCCGGCACCTGAAGGCCTTCACCAAGCGCAGCATCCCGAAGCTCGCGGTCCTGTCGGTCAATGAAATCCCGATGCGGATCAACCTGCGTTCCTTCGACGTCGTGAAGGTCGAGGCATGA
- a CDS encoding EscU/YscU/HrcU family type III secretion system export apparatus switch protein produces the protein MAEASQDQDKSEEASPYKLARAREKGQVARGVDLSFFAGLIALAGFLSVAGEAMIGHLAMMMRRALAAGISTASDPQQALGVVATSYGAALRPVLLFGGTILAVVALFEIIQLRGFVFSAHPLKPDFSRINPAKGLKRLFSMRLLKEALKSVIKMAVYTTVAYLLIRSAVNGAGLAVSDAASLSGAMHEAGMRMLWVFAGLAFFFAILDQILTRGEFRKQMRMSRREVTREGKEREGDPRLKRKRKQLHAEFAQRSAGLGALPGSDMLVVNPQHVAVALAYDRAKSGAPVVLAKGRNLHAQIMKRRARQLNIPIFESPPLARALFAECEVGSEIGGSHYHAVADLYFKLAPDPAQTADTKPEDLP, from the coding sequence ATGGCCGAGGCGTCGCAGGACCAGGACAAGAGCGAGGAGGCAAGCCCCTACAAGCTCGCCCGCGCCCGCGAAAAGGGCCAGGTGGCGCGCGGCGTCGACCTCAGCTTCTTCGCCGGTCTGATCGCGCTTGCCGGTTTCCTGAGCGTCGCCGGCGAGGCGATGATCGGGCACCTGGCGATGATGATGCGACGGGCGCTCGCCGCCGGCATCTCGACGGCAAGCGATCCGCAACAGGCGCTCGGCGTGGTCGCCACTTCCTATGGCGCGGCATTGCGCCCGGTCCTGCTGTTCGGCGGCACGATCCTGGCGGTCGTCGCCTTGTTCGAGATCATCCAGCTGCGCGGTTTCGTGTTCAGCGCGCATCCGCTCAAGCCTGATTTCAGCCGGATCAACCCGGCCAAGGGGCTGAAGCGGCTCTTCTCGATGCGCCTGCTGAAGGAAGCGCTGAAGAGCGTCATCAAGATGGCGGTATATACGACGGTTGCGTATCTGCTGATCCGATCGGCCGTGAACGGCGCCGGGCTGGCGGTCAGCGACGCGGCCAGCCTGAGCGGCGCGATGCACGAAGCCGGCATGCGCATGCTGTGGGTCTTTGCCGGCCTCGCCTTCTTCTTCGCGATCCTCGACCAGATCCTGACGCGCGGCGAGTTCCGCAAGCAGATGCGCATGAGCCGGCGCGAGGTGACGCGCGAAGGCAAGGAGCGCGAGGGCGATCCGCGGCTGAAGCGCAAGCGCAAGCAGCTCCATGCCGAATTCGCCCAGCGCTCGGCAGGGCTCGGCGCGCTGCCGGGGTCGGACATGCTGGTGGTCAATCCGCAACATGTCGCGGTGGCCCTTGCCTATGACCGGGCGAAATCCGGCGCGCCGGTGGTCCTGGCGAAGGGCCGCAACCTCCATGCGCAGATCATGAAGCGCCGCGCCCGCCAGCTGAACATTCCGATCTTCGAAAGCCCGCCGCTCGCGCGCGCGCTGTTCGCCGAGTGCGAGGTCGGCAGCGAGATCGGCGGCAGCCACTATCACGCCGTCGCCGACCTGTATTTCAAGCTTGCCCCCGACCCTGCCCAAACGGCCGATACGAAGCCCGAGGATTTGCCATGA
- a CDS encoding serine hydrolase produces MLSPSLADAGSVANTRIDMLRRCVAAHAERLDFSGAILISRDGQTMTYARGEMRPGGAPITIGSRFNIGSAGKMFTAVAVGQLVDTGEVELDAPIGRYVDGLTPGASVVTVRQLLTHSSGLGNFFTPDNLVAIERARDLDALKPLISAEAPAFTPGSRFAYSNSGFLLLGLMIERVSGQTYGAYLASHVFAPAGMTATSLDPDNGAALAQGMTGMRPPPPGGMAPPQAGGPPRTMGPGPDAGPGNLPPPRDGGRPPPPGGPRPDSELRLAREAVLPGSPAGGAFSTVGDLQRFFVALQSGRLVKAGTARLLREKQIVSGPARGSLSELGYGLGFGTSSFEGHNWFGHNGGAPGLNAEAVVFPEDGVTVFVLANRDPPMASELLRAARATIFAGKCPDVRP; encoded by the coding sequence ATGCTGTCGCCTTCGCTGGCAGACGCGGGCAGTGTCGCGAACACCCGGATCGACATGCTGCGACGCTGCGTCGCCGCTCACGCGGAGAGGCTCGATTTCTCGGGCGCGATCCTGATATCGCGTGACGGCCAGACCATGACCTATGCGCGCGGCGAGATGCGGCCGGGCGGCGCGCCAATAACCATCGGGTCGCGCTTCAACATCGGTTCGGCGGGAAAGATGTTCACCGCCGTCGCGGTGGGCCAGCTTGTCGACACCGGCGAGGTCGAGCTCGACGCGCCGATCGGACGATATGTCGACGGGCTGACGCCTGGAGCCTCGGTGGTTACCGTTCGACAATTGCTGACGCACAGTTCTGGCCTGGGGAATTTCTTCACGCCCGACAATCTGGTCGCGATCGAGCGGGCACGCGACCTCGATGCGCTCAAGCCCCTGATCTCGGCCGAGGCCCCCGCCTTCACGCCCGGGTCGCGGTTCGCTTATTCGAACAGCGGATTCCTGCTGCTGGGCCTGATGATCGAACGCGTGTCCGGGCAGACCTATGGGGCCTATCTTGCAAGCCATGTGTTCGCACCAGCGGGCATGACGGCCACCAGCCTCGATCCGGACAATGGTGCGGCGCTCGCGCAAGGCATGACGGGCATGCGTCCACCGCCGCCCGGCGGCATGGCGCCTCCACAGGCGGGCGGACCGCCCAGGACCATGGGACCAGGCCCCGACGCCGGCCCCGGTAACCTGCCCCCTCCCCGCGATGGCGGGCGCCCCCCACCACCGGGAGGACCCCGACCGGATTCGGAGCTACGCCTTGCACGGGAAGCCGTTTTGCCCGGAAGCCCCGCGGGCGGTGCCTTCAGCACGGTCGGGGATCTTCAACGATTCTTTGTCGCCTTGCAGTCCGGACGACTGGTGAAAGCCGGGACAGCCCGCCTGCTCCGGGAGAAGCAGATCGTATCCGGCCCAGCGCGTGGAAGCCTGTCCGAGCTTGGTTACGGGCTTGGCTTCGGGACGAGCAGTTTCGAGGGACACAATTGGTTCGGCCATAACGGCGGCGCCCCCGGCCTGAATGCCGAAGCCGTGGTTTTTCCCGAAGACGGTGTGACCGTTTTCGTCCTGGCGAACCGCGACCCTCCCATGGCATCCGAGCTTCTGAGGGCGGCACGCGCCACGATATTCGCTGGGAAATGTCCCGACGTCCGGCCCTAG
- a CDS encoding flagellar biosynthetic protein FliR, translating to MEDLTDQAIAILLVSLRIAPTLAFAPPFTLIRVPATIRVMLGIALAGWLVSSHPAASWQADFWSRGLFLTVIGELLLGIALALSLQLAFAALLTAGRAIDIQAGFGLAVLIDPTSRSQLPLVGTLFAYAAGAVFFATEGPADLLAIWSESLDRVPLGSAGIGGDVTVLTAYISGVFVMAFGLGGLIMLALFLADIAVAFLSRTLPQMNVMLLGFQVKAIATLAVLPVAIGVSGTLFLRMLRYALETAPRLI from the coding sequence ATGGAGGACCTGACCGACCAGGCGATCGCGATCCTGCTGGTGTCGTTGCGGATTGCGCCGACCCTTGCCTTCGCGCCGCCTTTCACCCTGATCCGAGTTCCCGCCACCATCCGCGTGATGCTGGGTATCGCGCTGGCGGGCTGGCTGGTGTCGAGCCACCCGGCGGCGAGCTGGCAGGCGGATTTCTGGTCGCGCGGCCTGTTCCTGACGGTGATCGGCGAGCTGCTGCTGGGCATCGCGCTGGCGCTTTCGCTTCAGCTGGCGTTTGCGGCGTTGCTCACCGCCGGGCGCGCGATCGACATCCAGGCCGGGTTCGGGCTTGCCGTGCTGATCGATCCCACCTCGCGATCTCAATTGCCTCTGGTCGGCACCCTGTTCGCCTATGCCGCGGGCGCGGTGTTCTTCGCCACCGAAGGGCCGGCCGACCTGCTCGCCATCTGGTCGGAGTCGCTCGACCGGGTACCGCTGGGCAGTGCCGGCATCGGCGGCGACGTGACGGTGCTGACCGCTTATATCTCGGGCGTGTTCGTGATGGCCTTCGGGCTTGGCGGGCTGATCATGCTGGCGCTGTTCCTCGCCGACATCGCCGTCGCCTTCCTGTCGCGCACCCTGCCGCAGATGAACGTGATGCTGCTTGGCTTTCAGGTGAAGGCGATCGCCACGCTGGCCGTCCTGCCAGTCGCGATCGGCGTGTCGGGCACGCTGTTCCTGCGCATGCTGCGCTACGCGCTCGAAACCGCGCCGCGCCTGATCTGA
- a CDS encoding flagellar biosynthetic protein FliQ, translated as MNDMLWNSLLVAGPVLIATLLVGLLISVFQVTTQLQEITLSYVPKILVAAFLLIAIGPWMMGRVTQFAISLYQIIPSLAG; from the coding sequence TTGAACGATATGCTGTGGAATAGCCTGCTGGTGGCTGGTCCCGTGTTGATTGCCACCTTGCTGGTCGGCCTGCTGATCAGCGTGTTCCAGGTGACGACCCAGCTCCAGGAAATCACCCTGAGCTATGTGCCGAAGATCCTGGTCGCGGCATTCCTGCTGATCGCGATCGGGCCATGGATGATGGGCCGGGTCACCCAGTTCGCCATTTCGCTGTACCAGATCATTCCATCGCTCGCCGGCTGA